The Lycium barbarum isolate Lr01 chromosome 12, ASM1917538v2, whole genome shotgun sequence genome includes a region encoding these proteins:
- the LOC132623447 gene encoding uncharacterized protein LOC132623447, giving the protein MALPIFKLGTLALKTLSKPIASRLKQQAGLHPKFRNFIVSIAQANHRVTTTMQRKLYGHATNVEIRPLDEEKAVQAAVDLLGEAFVFSVAVAALFFEYQRSSRSEAKKEELRKQELEQMRERDEALSREMESMKSKIQELEQLAKGRGLAGVFNFRPPHVEGAKSPTPA; this is encoded by the exons ATGGCACTGCCAATATTTAAGCTTGGGACACTTGCATTGAAAACATTGAGCAAACCCATTGCCAGTAGGCTTAAGCAACAAGCTGGGTTGCATCCCAAGTTCCGTAATTTCATTGTCAGCATTGCCCAG GCAAACCATCGGGTGACAACAACAATGCAAAGAAAGTTATATGGTCATGCAACCAATGTAGAAATACGGCCTTTGGATGAGGAGAAAGCTGTTCAAGCTGCTGTTGACCTTCTGGGAGAGGCTTTTGTCTTCTCG GTTGCAGTTGCTGCACTTTTCTTTGAATACCAAAGAAGTTCTCGATCAGAAGCTAAAAAGGAGGAACTTCGCAAGCAAGAGTTGGAG CAAATGAGGGAACGAGATGAAGCATTGTCAAGAGAGATGGAGAGCATGAAAAGCAAAATTCAAGAGCTTGAACAGTTGGCGAAGGGACGAGGACTTGCTGGAGTGTTCAATTTCAGACCTCCTCACGTTGAAGGAGCCAAGTCCCCGACACCAGCATGA
- the LOC132624550 gene encoding uncharacterized protein LOC132624550, producing MKKYFTKVSNSSSGYHSQPNREENVNHLVAPLQFSQEFDLSSLEADPGERTQILDFHQNHRDAIRRDYLQKRPCQPQLKVFPQTLISGDMRRFNRDWYVEFPDWLEYSLSKDATYCLYCYLFKANSNRQGGGNVWSGLGFRNWNKKDSLAKHIGGTNNIHSQSKRKCEDLMRQQQSIHAAFDKQLNQDKHGYEIRLAASIRVVRLLVKQGLTFRGHDESKASLNRGNFLEILSFYAQECDKICSFVLEKAPQNDQMTCPMIQKEIVLACKIETIRVS from the coding sequence ATGAAGAAGTATTTCACCAAGGTATCAAATTCAAGTTCAGGCTATCATAGTCAACCAAATCGGGAAGAAAACGTGAATCATTTAGTAGCACCATTGCAATTTTCTCAGGAGTTCGATTTAAGTTCTTTAGAGGCTGATCCAGGTGAAAGAACTCAGATCTTGGACTTTCATCAAAATCATCGTGATGCTATTAGAAGAGATTATCTTCAAAAACGTCCTTGTCAACCTCAATTGAAAGTTTTTCCTCAAACGTTGATTTCTGGAGATATGCGTCGTTTCAATCGTGATTGGTATGTTGAATTTCCTGATTGGTTAGAATATAGTCTAAGTAAAGATGCGACCTATTGTTTGTATTGTTATTTATTTAAGGCCAATAGCAATCGTCAAGGTGGAGGTAATGTATGGTCTGGTTTGGGGTTTAGGAATTGGAACAAAAAGGATAGTTTGGCAAAACATATTGGTGGGACGAATAACATCCATAGTCAATCAAAAAGAAAATGTGAAGATCTAATGCGGCAACAACAATCTATTCATGCTGCATTTGATAAGCAACTTAATCAAGATAAGCATGGATATGAGATTCGCTTAGCAGCTTCAATTCGTGTAGTGAGACTTCTTGTGAAACAAGGATTGACATTTCGAGGTCATGATGAATCTAAAGCATCGCTTAACAGaggtaattttcttgaaattctttCATTTTATGCTCAAGAGTGTGATAAAATTTGTAGCTTTGTATTGGAAAAGGCTCCTCAAAATGATCAAATGACTTGTCCAATGATTCAAAAAGAAATTGTGCTTGCTTGCAAGATTGAAACAATAAGGGTATCATAA
- the LOC132624551 gene encoding uncharacterized protein LOC132624551: protein MDVLDTIVETAHSLDESATATGYIRVAQTYEVAFMLHLMKEILGITNDLSTCLQKKEQDIANAMRLVNVARIRLQELREDKRWDLFVAEVSTFCVKYNIVVPNFDESYVNSGRFRRKPADYTFLHHYHVDVFCKIIDWQLQELNDRFDEETTELLYGVACLNPIDSFSSFDIQKIM, encoded by the coding sequence ATGGATGTACTTGATACTATTGTTGAAACTGCACATAGTTTGGATGAAAGTGCCACGGCGACGGGATATATCAGAGTTGCTCAAACGTACGAGGTTGCATTCATGTTACATTTGATGAAAGAAATTTTAGGAATTACAAATGACCTTAGTACATGCTTACAAAAAAAGGAGCAAGATATTGCGAATGCCATGCGACTTGTTAATGTGGCAAGGATAAGGTTGCAAGAGCTAAGGGAAGATAAAAGATGGGATTTGTTTGTTGCTGAGGTATCTACGTTTTGTGTCAAGTATAATATTGTGGTACCTAATTTTGATGAGTCGTATGTTAACTCGGGGAGATTTCGGCGTAAACCTGCTGATTATACTTTCTTGCATCATTATCATGTTGATGTATTTTGTAAAATAATTGATTGGCAACTGCAAGAACTTAATGATCGTTTTGATGAGGAGACAACTGAGTTGCTTTATGGAGTTGCTTGTTTGAATCCGATAGACTCATTTTCAAGTTTTGACATCCAGAaaataatgtga
- the LOC132623356 gene encoding histone H3.2, with protein MARTKQTARKSTGGKAPRKQLATKAARKSAPATGGVKKPHRFRPGTVALREIRKYQKSTELLIRKLPFQRLVREIAQDFKTDLRFQSSAVAALQEAAEAYLVGLFEDTNLCAIHAKRVTIMPKDIQLARRIRGERA; from the coding sequence ATGGCTCGTACAAAGCAAACAGCCCGTAAATCCACCGGAGGAAAAGCACCACGTAAGCAATTAGCCACAAAAGCAGCTAGAAAGTCAGCTCCGGCTACTGGAGGAGTGAAGAAGCCTCATAGATTCAGGCCAGGGACAGTGGCGCTTCGAGAGATCCGTAAATACCAAAAATCAACTGAGCTTTTAATACGTAAACTCCCGTTCCAGCGTTTGGTTCGGGAGATTGCTCAGGATTTCAAGACTGATTTACGTTTCCAGAGTTCAGCTGTGGCTGCGTTACAAGAAGCTGCTGAAGCGTATCTTGTTGGGCTGTTTGAGGATACTAATTTGTGCGCGATTCATGCTAAGAGAGTTACTATTATGCCTAAGGATATTCAACTTGCTAGGAGAATTAGGGGTGAGAGGGCATGA